From a single Marinobacter sp. SS13-12 genomic region:
- a CDS encoding HDOD domain-containing protein, producing the protein MAGRESLPLRRLKQFQPLNRLTDDQLVLLASRAERRTHGPGQRVVERGVRDGLDFFLVAGSVELESIDGRKSTIDAESDKAVNPIARLQPRMYDVTATKASEFLVIPQDILNQLLRSAPVPQVEMDSGDGFGDDGNEEHHLLMEFYAELRSNQLSLPSVPDVAWKVRRTVDREDSTADQVASAISADPSMAAKLVRACNSPLYRGFSDVRNVREAVVRLGMRTTRQLVTVFAMREVFKTRQASLQKEMDKLWRHSREVAALCWVLADSATSINPEEALLAGLLHDIGVVPVLVQAEHHVNLFADQANLEHAIGELRGDVGTAILESWSFPANFLEATRQAEDWAHESRESAPQLVDIVIVAQLHAMIGSSQNGNLPPFDEVPAYRRLGELELNASRSLQLLTEARARVDEVHRLLSIH; encoded by the coding sequence ATGGCTGGGCGGGAAAGCCTGCCGCTGCGTCGTCTCAAACAGTTTCAGCCGTTGAACCGGTTGACCGACGACCAGTTGGTGTTACTGGCAAGCCGGGCAGAGCGGAGAACCCATGGCCCGGGGCAGCGAGTGGTGGAGCGGGGAGTGCGTGATGGGCTGGATTTCTTTCTGGTAGCAGGCAGCGTGGAGCTGGAGTCCATTGACGGCCGCAAATCCACCATCGATGCGGAGAGCGACAAAGCCGTCAACCCTATCGCCAGGTTACAGCCGCGAATGTATGACGTAACGGCGACCAAAGCCAGTGAGTTTCTGGTGATTCCACAGGATATCCTGAACCAGCTGCTGCGCTCGGCACCGGTGCCGCAGGTGGAGATGGACTCGGGTGACGGCTTCGGAGACGACGGCAACGAGGAGCATCACCTGCTGATGGAATTTTATGCCGAGCTGCGCTCCAACCAGCTCAGCCTGCCCAGCGTTCCGGATGTGGCCTGGAAGGTGCGACGGACCGTGGATCGTGAGGATTCCACCGCAGACCAGGTGGCCAGCGCCATTTCCGCTGACCCGTCGATGGCGGCCAAGCTGGTTCGCGCCTGCAACAGCCCGTTGTACCGGGGTTTCAGCGATGTCCGCAATGTCCGTGAAGCCGTTGTCAGGCTGGGTATGCGCACGACCCGGCAGCTGGTAACCGTGTTTGCCATGCGGGAAGTGTTCAAAACCAGGCAGGCATCGCTGCAGAAAGAGATGGACAAGCTCTGGCGCCACTCCCGCGAAGTTGCGGCGCTGTGTTGGGTGCTTGCCGACAGCGCCACGTCGATAAACCCGGAAGAGGCCCTGCTCGCCGGTTTGCTGCACGATATCGGCGTGGTGCCGGTGCTGGTCCAGGCTGAGCATCACGTTAACCTTTTTGCAGATCAGGCCAATCTCGAACACGCCATTGGCGAGCTTCGGGGAGATGTAGGCACTGCGATTCTGGAAAGCTGGTCTTTCCCCGCGAACTTTCTCGAGGCCACCCGCCAGGCCGAGGACTGGGCCCATGAAAGCCGCGAATCGGCCCCCCAGTTAGTGGATATTGTGATTGTAGCCCAGTTGCATGCCATGATTGGTTCCAGCCAGAATGGCAACCTGCCTCCGTTCGACGAAGTGCCTGCCTACCGAAGGCTGGGCGAGCTGGAGCTGAATGCCTCCCGAAGCCTGCAACTGCTGACGGAAGCCCGTGCAAGGGTGGATGAAGTCCATCGCCTGCTTTCAATACACTGA